In a single window of the Littorina saxatilis isolate snail1 linkage group LG3, US_GU_Lsax_2.0, whole genome shotgun sequence genome:
- the LOC138962133 gene encoding uncharacterized protein: MAVNMRGKRSSWPEVSRTDRMLRTLRSFEAEDAQWIPHVFREPNAMDLRNTDFVSLHEILKSSREYGRAGPRCVKLDQQDFTIANRRATFSAGPWNGPPVQVMAECGLSRMSNDCAKCYCCDVTFKGLGGNVCMWTRHRHFAPFCPHLKRAHAHGITSRNVEKNVRRQFSTGDSMSLH; encoded by the exons ATGGCGGTTAACATGCGAGGGAAACGCAGCAGCTGGCCAGAGGTCTCAAGAACAGATCGCATGCTGCGAACTCTGAGGAGTTTTGAGGCGGAAGATGCGCAATGGATCCCCCATGTATTCCGAGAACCCAACGCAATGGACCTAAGGAACACTGACTTTGTTTCTCTTCACGAG ATTCTGAAGTCGTCCAGAGAGTATGGACGGGCAGGCCCGCGGTGTGTGAAGCTTGACCAGCAAGACTTCACCATAGCTAACAGGAGAGCCACTTTCAGCGCGGGTCCGTGGAACGGTCCTCCTGTGCAAGTTATGGCGGAGTGCGGGCTTAGCCGAATGTCGAATG ATTGTGCCAAGTGTTACTGCTGTGACGTTACCTTCAAAGGGCTGGGAGGCAACGTCTGCATGTGGACCCGTCATCGTCACTTTGCGCCATTTTGTCCACACTTGAAACGAGCGCATGCGCACGGAATCACG AGCAGGAACGTTGAGAAGAATGTGCGCCGTCAATTCTCAACCGGTGACTCCATGAGCCTTCATTAA
- the LOC138962136 gene encoding uncharacterized protein: MSSARKLFYFERLKITLILLMLVCFETLSFNQRIFTCHPEAEQQPANSSPSRDNLKLENCRTPLLTARYNQSSQHDSLQFLDAEYQQHNICVAPSDENDNFSLHSDLKSTYISRAVITLPLMETLHTHDISISLKRQLNDEQRRLSHCALRLFQMKSSEKNKKIPKTKVEKSETLGCLQHPRAKESLHGTKEPSGQRVKWAVPAQCMENTSSDDCKEHGECQKPENQLPCNCLSPQAESMEYQRLHTSICSFHTETVALLNERIFYRDETLRKTKLTSSGRRCQRLGSRAWNVDVVPNPKGQAQRNSLKLQIPQEELSSVEQNGQGKSGNRSLVDLLLMSEHQRTGFSEAGGGSILMQLLVSLATIMLVLGDHSRQKKEQQIKYRLHLLLPRLGAYNRTARMNTDTHNKRINTEPCPLESFGRNAGHQNSQDEDNEVVAENARTSQSHESHSLKEKGRHFSDSESPGINIFQQTLAWVCPATAFLPSMTSADSNFLDHVGYRLASLAALPSSCSLSRVRLADAGFHFNPRTNRSAVVCHKCGAALSLDTSTQDATFTSPLAFHRQSSPRCPFLASVLDQFTEMPLGSATAQQEYDSSAVAARQPSCELSASSTQPTPVSFASRQVGGTNHADGRDLSEDSDGIFPAPTNSSRPATGYTLALSNTTTDRPSTGPQQSRQTPPAGRQVRDSAEERPHLDLGSAVYPQFSTAQSRLATFQNWPLLNVFLPQTLVSLGFYYAGYADCVRCFYCGVGLKSWDENDDPLVEHVRWRPQCVYLLATKGRQHIHSVINRTGNTGGHDDSEVQATTLPQRQQRQTAPTLNISRTGQAAVRDGPVARTGSDLSVIRQQLLVMGFSAEDIDRAQERLGSTGGSDDLDRLLATLIPE; this comes from the exons ATGAGCAGTGCACGAAAGCTGTTCTACTTTGAACGGCTCAAGATAACGCTGATATTGCTGATGCTGGTTTGCTTCGAGACTTTGTCGTTCAACCAGCGCATCTTCACATGTCACCCTGAAGCGGAACAACAACCTGCCAACTCGTCACCGTCGCGTGATAATTTGAAACTGGAAAACTGCCGTACGCCACTCTTAACTGCAAGATATAACCAGAGTTCCCAGCATGATAGTCTTCAATTCCTTGATGCAGAATACCAGCAACATAACATATGTGTTGCACCCAGCGACGAAAACGACAACTTTTCTCTTCATTCTGACCTGAAGTCCACCTACATCTCAAGAGCAGTCATTACACTCCCTCTCATGGAAACTCTTCACACACACGATATTTCAATTTCACTGAAAAGGCAACTAAACGATGAGCAACGAAGATTATCGCACTGTGCACTGCGTCTTTTTCAAATGAAATCCtcagaaaagaacaagaaaatccCCAAAACCAAAGTTGAGAAAAGTGAAACTCTTGGATGCCTTCAACATCCGAGAGCAAAAGAAAGTTTGCATGGAACAAAGGAACCAAGCGGCCAACGGGTAAAATGGGCAGTGCCTGCACAGTGTATGGAAAATACATCCTCAGATGACTGCAAGGAACACGGCGAATGCCAAAAACCTGAAAATCAACTTCCTTGTAACTGCCTGTCTCCGCAAGCCGAAAGTATGGAATATCAACGACTGCACACTTCTATATGCAGCTTCCATACGGAAACGGTGGCATTGTTGAATGAACGAATCTTTTACAGAGATGAAACTCTGAGGAAAACTAAACTAACCAGTTCTGGAAGACGTTGTCAAAGGCTAGGGTCAAGAGCTTGGAACGTGGACGTTGTTCCGAATCCCAAAGGCCAAGCTCAAAGGAACAGTTTGAAGTTGCAGATCCCTCAGGAAGAACTTTCGAGTGTGGAACAAAACGGCCAAGGCAAGAGTGGGAACAGAAGTTTGGTGGACCTATTGCTCATGTCGGAACACCAACGAACAGGGTTTAGTGAGGCTGGAGGGGGAAGCATCCTCATGCAGCTCCTGGTCTCTCTAGCAACAATCATGTTGGTGCTAGGAGACCACTCCAGGCAGAAGAAGGAACAGCAAATCAAATACCGCTTGCACCTTCTTCTGCCACGACTCGGCGCGTATAACAGGACTGCGAGAATGAACACCGATACACATAACAAGAGAATTAACACCGAACCATGTCCTCTTGAATCGTTCGGCAGAAATGCAGGACATCAAAATTCACAAGATGAAGACAATGAAGTTGTTGCAGAAAACGCCCGGACATCTCAGTCTCATGAGTCACACAGTCTAAAGGAAAAAGGTCGGCATTTCAGTGACTCAGAATCACCTGGTATAAacatttttcagcaaacgctAGCGTGGGTCTGTCCAGCAACCGCTTTCCTGCCAAGCATGACATCGGCAGACAGCAACTTTCTGGACCACGTCGGGTACCGCCTGGCCAGTCTGGCAGCGCTTCCCTCCTCCTGCAGCCTGTCCAGGGTCCGTCTCGCTGACGCTGGCTTTCACTTCAACCCCAGAACCAACCGCTCGGCTGTCGTCTGCCACAAGTGCGGCGCTGCTCTCAGCCTGGACACCTCAACACAAGATGCCACCTTCACCTCTCCCTTGGCCTTTCATCGCCAGTCTTCTCCTCGTTGTCCTTTTCTGGCCTCTGTGTTGGATCAGTTCACTGAAATGCCCCTTGGGTCGGCGACTGCACAACAGGAGTATGATTCTTCCGCTGTAGCTGCCCGTCAGCCATCTTGTGAGTTGTCTGCATCGTCAACACAGCCAACACCTGTGTCGTTTGCGTCCAGACAGGTCGGAGGAACCAACCATGCTGATGGACG agatCTCTCGGAGGACAGTGACGGAATTTTCCCGGCACCAACTAACAGTAGTCGACCAGCCACAG GATACACCCTCGCCCTGTCCAACACAACCACAGACAGGCCATCAACAGGACCTCAACAGTCACGTCAAACTCCTCCAGCAGGTCGTCAGGTCAGAGACAGCGCTGAAGAACGACCTCATCTGGACCTGGGTAGCGCGGTGTACCCCCAGTTCAGCACCGCTCAGTCCAGACTGGCCACCTTCCAGAACTGGCCCCTCCTCAACGTCTTCCTGCCGCAGACGCTTGTTTCGCTTGGATTCTACTACGCTG GCTATGCGGACTGTGTGCGGTGTTTTTACTGTGGAGTGGGCCTGAAGTCGTGGGATGAAAACGACGACCCCCTGGTGGAACACGTCCGCTGGAGACCTCAGTGCGTCTATCTGCTGGCAACCAAGGGGAGGCAACATATCCACAGCGTGATCAACAGGACCGGC AACACAGGCGGCCACGATGACTCAGAAGTCCAAGCGACTACCCTCCCCCAAAGACAGCAGCGTCAGACAGCTCCGACGCTCAACATCTCCCGGACTGGACAGGCCGCCGTCAGAGATGGCCCGGTGGCCAGGACAGGGTCAGATCTGTCTGTGATCCGGCAGCAGCTGTTGGTCATGGGATTTTCTGCTGAGGACATCGACAGAGCACAGGAGCGGCTGGGTAGTACAG GTGGATCTGATGATCTCGATCGTCTTCTGGCTACTCTGATTCCTGAATGA